From Methylocystis sp. ATCC 49242, one genomic window encodes:
- a CDS encoding Pls/PosA family non-ribosomal peptide synthetase — MKDNRSDLAPMSAVETRDPQPGRPADAATPLAALRGPHAPHLQRDELLCEIFAATVAATPNALCMTTLERRFTYAEVDARATAIARGLLAHGAGPGDVIGLWMARGPELLIAQLAIAKTGAAWLPFDADAPADRIAVCLKDAESRLLVTSAAFAPKAAPSVEAKTLVDEEIALPGDDPIPTARELGATPDHPAYLIYTSGSTGTPKGIVVSGCNICHYLRSANEIYGVTQLDVVFQGASAAFDLSMEEIWIPYLVGATLFVATPQIIGETEALPDLLEEAGVTVLDTVPTLLGVMPRDVKTLRVIILGGEACPPAIAERWSRPGRVIFNSYGPTEATVVATVAQVWPNEPVTIGKPIPNYTCYVVNDAMELLPPGVEGELLIGGPGVAKGYLKRDKLTAEKFIANPFLSDGGDPILYRSGDAVLLDEKGDIVFRGRIDDQIKIRGFRVELGEIESVLGHQRNILQAAVALRNETGVDELVAFVVTNSELPDPRELRGNLREVLPSYMVPSRFEVVEALPRLSSGKVDRKALKQITLTQPAPSNEEQEEPRDETEAALLAAAKRVLPPGAIPFDADFFTELGGHSLLAARFVSVVRETPRLASITLQDLYALRTLRALAGHLEGKTHAQARSRDLSFRPTPLLRRFLCGLAQAAALPFILAIVTAQWLGVFVSYQLITTPDATLLDEMVALLGVYMCVNVATLLVSIGGKWLVIGRTKPGRYPLWGVYYYRWWLSQRLIGLTHAKWFQVSPLMRLYLSALGAKIGEDALISELDMGAIDLVSIGAGASLGSKLKLSNARVEGDELVIGTIDIGADAYIGTSCVIENDVVIGDGAALEDLTSVPAGARIGAHEIWNGSPARHSGMVDESALDAPARAEPGRRLVMTFLFTLLVLAIPPLGLLPIFPAFWAFDKLESMLQLTESQQTLYLALIPVFAWPTAFVLVLVTVAFIVAFRWIVLPRVSEGRYSVWSWFYLRKWAVALATEVTLETLSSLFATLYMRTWYRLMGAKIGKDSEISTNLSGRYDIVDIGEKCFIADEVVLGDEDVRRGWMYLRHVKTGDRVFIGNDAVVPPGAEIPANALIGIKSKPPENREMSEGDTWFGAPPIKLPVRQTFDAGGASWTYQPPLWKKALRAVYEAVNVSLPTMLFMTFGTWAVESFGQKLVDGEYGAVAALFILDSVLISIGMTLAVVAVKWITMGRYEPQVKPMWSFWAMRTEACAVLYWGLAGKVLLEHLRGTPFLPWMLRLFGAKFGRGVFMDMTDITEFDCVKVGDYCALNMVAALQTHLYEDRVMKVGRVELGKGVTVGAGSTVLYDTHIGDYARLGPLTVVMKGESIPAHSEWIGAPAEPSA, encoded by the coding sequence ATGAAAGACAACCGCAGCGACCTCGCGCCCATGTCGGCGGTCGAGACGCGCGACCCGCAGCCCGGACGCCCGGCCGACGCGGCGACGCCCCTCGCCGCGCTGCGCGGCCCGCATGCGCCGCATCTCCAGCGTGATGAGCTGCTGTGCGAGATCTTCGCTGCAACGGTTGCGGCGACCCCCAACGCGCTTTGCATGACGACGCTGGAACGCCGTTTCACTTACGCTGAAGTCGACGCGCGGGCGACGGCCATCGCGCGCGGCCTGCTGGCGCATGGCGCGGGCCCCGGCGACGTGATCGGCCTGTGGATGGCGCGCGGACCGGAGCTGCTGATCGCCCAGCTCGCCATAGCGAAGACCGGCGCCGCATGGCTGCCCTTCGACGCCGATGCGCCGGCGGACCGCATCGCGGTTTGCCTGAAGGACGCGGAGTCGCGCCTTCTCGTGACCTCGGCCGCCTTCGCGCCGAAAGCGGCGCCGTCAGTCGAGGCGAAAACGCTCGTCGACGAAGAAATCGCGCTTCCCGGCGACGACCCTATCCCCACCGCGCGCGAACTCGGCGCGACGCCGGACCACCCGGCCTATCTCATCTACACTTCGGGCTCGACGGGAACGCCGAAGGGCATCGTCGTTTCGGGGTGCAACATCTGCCACTATCTGCGCTCGGCCAATGAAATCTACGGCGTGACGCAGTTGGACGTCGTGTTCCAGGGCGCCTCCGCCGCCTTCGATCTGTCGATGGAGGAAATCTGGATTCCCTATCTCGTCGGCGCGACGCTTTTCGTCGCGACGCCACAGATCATCGGCGAGACGGAGGCCCTGCCAGACCTTCTCGAGGAAGCTGGCGTCACCGTGCTCGACACGGTGCCCACCCTTCTCGGCGTCATGCCGCGCGACGTGAAGACGCTGCGCGTCATCATTCTCGGCGGCGAGGCCTGCCCGCCGGCCATCGCGGAACGGTGGTCGCGGCCGGGGCGGGTGATTTTCAACAGCTACGGCCCGACCGAGGCGACAGTCGTGGCGACGGTCGCGCAGGTGTGGCCGAACGAGCCCGTCACCATCGGCAAGCCGATCCCGAATTACACTTGCTACGTTGTCAATGACGCGATGGAGCTTTTGCCGCCCGGCGTCGAGGGCGAATTGCTGATTGGAGGACCCGGCGTCGCGAAAGGCTATCTCAAACGCGACAAGCTGACGGCGGAAAAATTCATCGCAAATCCGTTCCTATCGGATGGCGGCGATCCAATCCTTTATCGCTCCGGCGACGCCGTTCTTCTCGACGAGAAAGGCGACATCGTCTTTCGCGGCCGCATCGACGATCAGATCAAGATCAGGGGCTTTCGCGTCGAACTCGGCGAAATCGAGTCCGTGCTGGGTCATCAACGCAACATCCTTCAGGCGGCCGTGGCGCTGCGCAACGAGACCGGCGTCGACGAACTCGTCGCCTTCGTCGTGACGAACAGCGAATTGCCCGACCCGCGCGAATTGCGCGGCAATCTGCGGGAGGTTCTCCCCTCCTACATGGTTCCGTCGCGTTTCGAGGTCGTCGAGGCTCTGCCGCGACTCTCCTCCGGCAAGGTCGATCGCAAGGCGCTGAAGCAGATCACTCTGACGCAGCCCGCCCCGAGCAACGAGGAACAGGAAGAGCCGCGCGACGAGACGGAGGCGGCGCTCCTCGCCGCAGCAAAGCGCGTGCTGCCGCCCGGCGCCATTCCCTTCGACGCCGATTTCTTCACCGAGCTCGGCGGCCATTCGCTGCTTGCCGCGCGCTTCGTCTCCGTCGTGCGCGAAACGCCGCGACTCGCCTCGATCACATTGCAGGATCTTTATGCGCTGCGCACGCTGCGCGCGCTGGCCGGACACCTCGAAGGCAAGACTCACGCGCAAGCCCGGTCGCGCGATCTCTCCTTCAGACCCACGCCACTGCTCCGACGCTTCCTCTGCGGCCTTGCGCAGGCGGCGGCGCTGCCCTTCATTCTCGCCATCGTCACCGCGCAATGGCTCGGCGTCTTCGTTTCCTATCAGCTCATCACCACGCCCGACGCGACGCTGCTCGATGAAATGGTGGCGCTGCTCGGCGTCTACATGTGCGTCAATGTCGCGACGCTTCTCGTCTCGATCGGCGGCAAGTGGCTCGTCATCGGCCGCACGAAACCGGGTCGTTATCCCTTGTGGGGCGTCTATTATTACCGTTGGTGGCTTTCACAGCGGCTGATCGGCCTCACCCACGCCAAGTGGTTCCAGGTGTCGCCGTTGATGCGCCTTTATCTCTCGGCCCTCGGCGCGAAGATCGGCGAGGACGCGCTGATCAGCGAACTCGACATGGGCGCAATCGATCTCGTCTCGATCGGAGCCGGCGCGTCGCTCGGCTCCAAGCTGAAACTCTCCAACGCGCGAGTCGAAGGCGACGAACTCGTAATCGGAACGATCGACATCGGCGCCGACGCCTATATCGGCACGTCATGCGTGATCGAGAACGACGTGGTGATTGGCGACGGCGCCGCGCTGGAGGATCTGACCTCCGTTCCCGCCGGCGCGCGGATCGGCGCGCATGAAATCTGGAACGGTTCGCCCGCGCGCCATAGCGGCATGGTGGATGAATCCGCGCTCGACGCGCCCGCCCGGGCGGAGCCGGGGCGGCGGCTCGTGATGACCTTCCTCTTCACTCTCCTCGTGCTGGCGATTCCGCCGCTCGGGCTTCTGCCGATTTTCCCCGCGTTCTGGGCCTTCGACAAGCTCGAAAGCATGCTGCAGCTCACAGAGTCGCAGCAGACGCTTTACCTTGCCCTGATCCCGGTCTTCGCCTGGCCGACGGCTTTCGTGCTCGTGCTGGTGACGGTCGCCTTCATCGTCGCCTTCCGCTGGATCGTACTGCCGCGCGTGAGCGAAGGCCGTTATTCGGTCTGGTCCTGGTTTTACCTGCGCAAATGGGCGGTGGCTCTGGCGACGGAAGTGACGCTCGAAACGCTGTCCTCGCTTTTCGCCACGCTTTACATGCGCACATGGTACCGGCTGATGGGCGCGAAGATCGGCAAGGATTCCGAGATCTCGACCAATCTCTCCGGCCGCTACGACATCGTCGACATCGGCGAGAAATGCTTCATCGCCGACGAGGTGGTGCTCGGCGACGAGGACGTGCGCCGCGGCTGGATGTATCTGAGACATGTGAAGACCGGCGACCGCGTCTTCATCGGCAATGACGCGGTCGTGCCGCCCGGCGCGGAAATTCCCGCCAATGCGCTCATCGGCATAAAGTCGAAACCGCCAGAAAACCGGGAGATGTCGGAGGGAGACACTTGGTTCGGCGCGCCGCCGATCAAGCTCCCCGTCCGCCAGACGTTCGATGCGGGCGGCGCAAGCTGGACCTACCAGCCGCCTCTCTGGAAGAAGGCGCTGCGCGCAGTCTACGAAGCCGTGAATGTTTCGCTGCCGACCATGCTGTTCATGACGTTCGGCACATGGGCGGTGGAAAGTTTCGGCCAGAAGCTTGTGGACGGCGAATATGGGGCCGTCGCCGCGCTCTTCATCCTGGATTCGGTGCTGATCTCGATCGGCATGACGCTCGCCGTCGTCGCCGTGAAATGGATCACCATGGGGCGCTATGAGCCGCAGGTGAAGCCGATGTGGTCCTTCTGGGCGATGCGCACGGAAGCCTGCGCCGTGCTCTACTGGGGCCTCGCCGGCAAGGTGCTGCTCGAACATCTGCGCGGCACGCCGTTCCTGCCATGGATGCTGCGGCTGTTCGGCGCGAAATTCGGGCGCGGCGTCTTCATGGACATGACCGACATTACGGAGTTCGATTGCGTGAAGGTCGGCGACTATTGCGCGCTCAACATGGTCGCGGCGCTGCAGACGCATCTTTACGAAGACCGCGTGATGAAGGTCGGCCGCGTCGAACTCGGCAAGGGCGTCACGGTCGGCGCCGGCTCCACCGTGCTCTACGACACCCATATCGGCGATTACGCGCGGCTCGGACCCCTCACTGTGGTGATGAAGGGCGAGAGCATTCCCGCGCACAGCGAGTGGATCGGCGCGCCGGCGGAACCGTCCGCATAG